The Flavobacterium sp. HJ-32-4 genome contains a region encoding:
- a CDS encoding DapH/DapD/GlmU-related protein, with amino-acid sequence MKKIIRNLALYSYYIFLRGLPHSTVPFFGPLSEKIRYLAARRMFKECGTNVNVGQGARFGNGRNICIGDNSSIGINAKVPDNIVIGKDVMMGLNVTIFSSNHEFSRTDIPMRKQGYRKYGPTVIEDDVWIGSGAYIMPGITIRKGTIIAAGAVLTKEFPAYSIVGGNPARLIKSRIETT; translated from the coding sequence ATGAAAAAGATCATTCGAAATCTTGCCCTTTACTCGTACTACATCTTCCTTCGGGGGTTGCCCCATTCGACGGTGCCTTTTTTTGGACCGTTATCGGAGAAAATCCGCTACCTCGCCGCGCGCCGGATGTTTAAGGAATGCGGCACGAATGTGAATGTAGGACAGGGCGCCCGTTTTGGGAATGGACGCAATATCTGCATCGGCGACAACTCCAGTATTGGAATCAATGCCAAAGTGCCGGATAATATCGTCATTGGGAAGGATGTGATGATGGGACTCAACGTGACGATTTTCAGTTCCAACCACGAGTTTTCCCGCACCGACATCCCGATGCGCAAACAAGGCTACCGGAAGTATGGCCCCACCGTCATCGAAGACGACGTTTGGATCGGCAGCGGCGCTTACATCATGCCCGGCATCACCATTCGCAAGGGAACCATCATTGCCGCAGGTGCCGTCCTGACAAAAGAATTTCCAGCATACAGTATCGTCGGCGGAAACCCTGCCCGACTTATTAAATCCCGAATCGAAACAACATGA
- a CDS encoding EpsG family protein: protein MLVLLLLFFFAFPLLSTVVAARKIRQWQYQVVIFAFIMLGAYIIVPYDEGDIALYQARMDHLRGVTGMQFFNEFMGGIALSGISGLEIFFNLNVFLVSRFTTDVAVCYCVTAAVYFIVWRAIILTLLKVYDEHNQEERNFKALVFLVFFGIYVIFFRVINGRFYLAYWVFTYAYYKIVAERKLKYHWLLFSTIFIHQAFLFLNILGVLFNVLKPVFRIKRAEYVLFVLIIAGTIFSETGIAVVNDYLSRIGGDFEDHFSAYTTDHYIEGQMERTRQWFVELRTPLLFYSLVATLLFSRFKRAFDFDEKAHNMYFFILLLWAINAFTINVPSFGDRFRNILMGLMIMLLFYLFATNPRRPTTVLFYVTAAAFIFYKLVTIKMLEGYINTWLLYPFTVLLNHFSGPVPIGGS from the coding sequence ATGCTTGTACTGCTACTTCTTTTCTTTTTCGCGTTTCCGTTGCTTTCGACGGTTGTAGCCGCGCGTAAAATCCGGCAGTGGCAATACCAGGTCGTGATTTTTGCCTTCATTATGTTGGGGGCCTACATAATCGTGCCGTACGACGAGGGCGACATCGCACTCTACCAGGCCCGTATGGATCACCTTCGCGGTGTGACAGGGATGCAGTTTTTCAATGAGTTTATGGGCGGAATCGCGCTCAGTGGCATTAGCGGACTCGAGATTTTCTTCAACCTCAACGTGTTTCTGGTTAGCCGCTTCACCACAGACGTTGCCGTCTGCTACTGTGTAACCGCAGCAGTCTATTTTATAGTATGGCGCGCCATCATCCTGACGTTATTGAAGGTATACGATGAGCACAACCAGGAAGAACGGAATTTCAAGGCACTCGTGTTCCTCGTTTTTTTTGGCATTTATGTCATCTTCTTCCGCGTCATCAACGGGCGCTTTTACCTGGCGTATTGGGTGTTCACCTATGCCTACTATAAAATCGTCGCCGAGCGCAAGCTGAAGTACCACTGGCTGCTGTTTTCGACCATTTTCATCCACCAGGCCTTTCTCTTCCTGAATATCCTGGGCGTGCTCTTCAATGTGTTGAAGCCTGTATTCCGTATCAAACGTGCCGAATATGTATTATTTGTGCTCATCATTGCCGGTACGATCTTTTCCGAAACGGGTATAGCGGTGGTAAATGACTACCTGTCGCGTATCGGGGGGGACTTTGAAGACCACTTCTCTGCCTACACGACCGACCACTACATCGAAGGCCAGATGGAACGGACGCGCCAATGGTTCGTCGAACTTCGTACGCCACTTTTATTCTACAGTTTAGTGGCCACCCTTCTCTTTTCAAGGTTCAAACGGGCGTTCGATTTCGACGAGAAAGCACACAACATGTATTTCTTTATCTTGTTGCTATGGGCGATCAACGCATTTACCATCAACGTACCGTCGTTCGGTGACCGTTTCCGGAATATCCTCATGGGGCTGATGATAATGCTGTTGTTTTACCTCTTCGCAACCAATCCACGGAGGCCCACTACCGTGCTGTTCTACGTGACTGCCGCAGCTTTCATTTTTTACAAATTGGTAACGATTAAGATGCTTGAAGGCTACATTAACACGTGGCTTTTATATCCTTTCACCGTACTTTTGAACCACTTCTCCGGTCCGGTTCCGATCGGAGGTTCTTAA
- a CDS encoding glycosyltransferase family 4 protein, whose amino-acid sequence MKVLCMLSGFGKGSGGHFHSLNNITRALHGYKDIDIDIVSIGNVTSPILKDHPRFLGNLEFKWYAFLSLDRKLRKILKGTRPDVVHCYDGGTALLMMMLPIFRNTRIIHTRCGGANERFSVAQVLRTVILFSRENLASFQKNPRFAQSDLHLIPNRVFEREHDTKALEALLKKDPDTFTFMRTARIGKSYSGSILQGIELIRRLETNRKVKFIVIGVVEEESYVETIRKAAQDANVTLELYNTPEYTREASRFLYAADAVIGTGRGTMEAMSARLPVFAPLSDMVLPVLIDAETLPALFERNFSPRGKVEGKTEEAIVATASKLVNDPDFLAEARQFARKMAEEHFLITDAIKEKYWSIYHREMEKSPRGLVWKNLLPIVYYLNSYRILAKRVPQP is encoded by the coding sequence ATGAAGGTACTCTGTATGCTTAGCGGTTTCGGGAAAGGCTCGGGCGGACATTTTCATTCGCTGAACAATATTACCCGCGCGCTTCACGGCTATAAAGACATTGACATCGATATTGTATCGATCGGGAACGTGACGAGTCCGATTTTGAAAGACCACCCGCGGTTCCTCGGCAACCTCGAATTCAAATGGTACGCCTTTCTTTCACTAGACCGCAAGCTGCGTAAGATTTTGAAAGGAACGCGTCCGGATGTCGTTCATTGCTACGACGGCGGAACCGCGCTGCTGATGATGATGCTTCCGATTTTCCGCAACACCCGTATCATCCACACCCGATGCGGGGGCGCCAATGAACGTTTTTCCGTAGCCCAGGTGCTGCGTACGGTGATTTTGTTCAGTCGTGAAAACCTGGCGTCCTTCCAGAAGAACCCGCGTTTTGCCCAGTCTGACCTGCACCTGATTCCCAATCGGGTATTTGAGCGTGAGCATGATACAAAGGCACTGGAAGCCCTCCTGAAGAAAGATCCCGACACGTTCACGTTCATGAGGACGGCCCGTATCGGCAAATCGTACAGCGGCTCGATTTTACAGGGTATCGAACTGATACGACGACTTGAAACCAATCGAAAGGTAAAATTCATCGTAATCGGGGTGGTGGAAGAAGAATCGTATGTAGAGACGATTCGCAAAGCCGCCCAGGACGCGAATGTAACCCTCGAATTATACAACACACCTGAGTATACCAGGGAAGCCTCGCGCTTCCTGTATGCAGCCGATGCGGTGATTGGCACCGGTAGGGGCACCATGGAAGCCATGTCAGCCCGACTCCCGGTATTCGCACCGCTGAGTGATATGGTGTTGCCTGTTTTGATTGATGCGGAAACGCTTCCGGCGCTGTTCGAACGGAATTTTTCGCCGCGGGGTAAGGTCGAAGGCAAAACGGAAGAGGCTATCGTGGCGACCGCGTCAAAATTGGTGAACGATCCTGATTTTCTGGCGGAAGCCAGGCAATTCGCGCGGAAAATGGCAGAAGAACACTTCCTCATCACCGATGCCATCAAAGAAAAATACTGGTCGATCTACCATCGGGAGATGGAGAAATCGCCACGAGGATTGGTTTGGAAAAACCTTCTTCCTATCGTATATTACTTGAATTCTTATCGCATACTCGCCAAACGGGTACCGCAACCATAA
- the murB gene encoding UDP-N-acetylmuramate dehydrogenase, which translates to MIVKDNFDLTEYNAYRVKAVCRRAYFPQSGADVASLFGEGQPQRIVIGSGHNLLLSKSVYDDEFVVFNGNFDAINIEGETIKAEAGATLERISELARDHSLTGMEVFWDIPSSLGGAVAMNAGASGEEIKDVLVNVTYFHIPSQTIRTMQKEDMGFIYRNSYFQDNRDTVVLEAELRLAKGDPQAIRDKMEDIKEKRWAKQPRTYPNCGSVFKRPPGRFVGPMIDELGLKGFRIGGAEVSEKHSGFIINVGNATGADIIAIIKEVKARVLDKFGVDLEVEQRII; encoded by the coding sequence ATGATTGTAAAAGACAATTTCGACCTTACCGAATACAACGCCTACCGCGTGAAGGCCGTGTGCCGACGGGCCTATTTCCCGCAATCGGGCGCCGACGTGGCCTCACTGTTCGGAGAAGGTCAGCCCCAGCGGATTGTAATCGGAAGTGGTCATAACTTATTGCTCTCCAAATCAGTATATGACGACGAGTTCGTGGTGTTCAACGGCAATTTCGATGCCATCAACATCGAAGGCGAAACCATAAAAGCCGAGGCCGGTGCCACACTCGAGCGCATCAGTGAACTGGCCCGCGACCATAGCCTCACCGGAATGGAAGTGTTTTGGGATATTCCCAGTTCATTGGGCGGTGCCGTTGCCATGAATGCAGGCGCCAGTGGCGAAGAAATCAAGGATGTTCTGGTGAACGTCACCTACTTCCACATCCCGTCCCAAACCATCCGTACGATGCAAAAGGAGGACATGGGCTTCATCTACCGCAACAGCTATTTTCAGGACAATCGCGATACCGTCGTGCTTGAAGCCGAATTGCGTCTGGCAAAAGGCGACCCGCAGGCGATCCGCGACAAGATGGAAGATATAAAGGAAAAACGATGGGCCAAGCAACCGCGGACCTACCCGAATTGCGGCAGCGTGTTCAAACGTCCTCCGGGTCGTTTCGTAGGCCCGATGATCGATGAACTCGGATTGAAAGGTTTTCGCATCGGCGGCGCCGAGGTGTCGGAAAAACACAGTGGTTTCATCATCAATGTCGGAAACGCCACAGGAGCCGATATCATCGCGATCATTAAAGAAGTAAAGGCCCGTGTATTAGACAAATTTGGCGTCGACCTCGAAGTAGAACAACGCATTATCTGA
- a CDS encoding polysaccharide biosynthesis C-terminal domain-containing protein codes for MKAFLKDLFQVGVSRGVVLFSGILTTIVTARWMDPEKNGIIASLLVYPGLFISIGSLGIQQSTTYFMGKGVYDERDIKKAVAQIWIFSSLFSLVTCYLLITFFTSSGDNTLYVIMALLQIPFTLFTTYNAGFFLGKNEIAKFNRINWVPGVITLLLTAVLLIVFHMGIMGYLIAMIGGPLFMFALLIPKNKLVDAISLDVNWVIVKGLLRLGLTYAIALFVINLNYRFDVIMLERLGTKQELGIYTKGANFIQALWQIPMLLSTIVFVRSAVSKNDAGFSLKVAQLLRLSFIFIGFAALILVVFSDLIVSLLFGPQFAGSAPVLRLLAPGVLLLTIFKVMNMDLAGKGRPSTSLWAMVPGLVINVLCNLYLIPRYGAVGAAISSTISYSILALLFLHFYSKTVNVPVKTILTYKKSDFAIFGQLLNKRKK; via the coding sequence ATGAAAGCATTTTTAAAGGATCTCTTCCAGGTCGGAGTGTCGCGAGGCGTCGTGCTCTTTTCAGGCATCTTGACGACCATCGTGACCGCCCGTTGGATGGATCCTGAGAAAAACGGTATCATCGCCTCCCTGCTGGTCTACCCGGGTCTTTTCATCAGTATCGGCTCGCTCGGCATCCAGCAATCGACGACGTACTTTATGGGAAAAGGGGTCTACGATGAGCGGGATATCAAAAAGGCGGTCGCCCAGATCTGGATCTTCAGTTCGCTCTTTTCCCTTGTCACCTGTTACCTGCTGATTACGTTTTTTACCAGCTCGGGCGATAATACGCTTTACGTCATCATGGCCCTGCTGCAAATTCCGTTTACGCTGTTTACGACCTATAATGCCGGTTTCTTTCTCGGCAAGAATGAAATTGCCAAGTTCAACCGGATCAACTGGGTGCCCGGTGTCATCACGTTGTTGCTGACGGCCGTATTGCTCATCGTGTTCCATATGGGCATCATGGGCTACCTGATCGCCATGATCGGAGGACCTTTGTTTATGTTCGCCCTGCTGATTCCAAAGAACAAGCTTGTCGATGCGATCAGCCTCGATGTCAATTGGGTAATTGTAAAAGGACTGTTGCGACTCGGACTCACCTACGCCATCGCCCTTTTCGTGATCAACCTCAACTATCGGTTCGACGTCATCATGCTGGAGCGGCTTGGCACCAAACAGGAATTGGGGATCTATACCAAGGGCGCGAATTTCATCCAGGCACTTTGGCAGATTCCGATGCTGCTCAGTACCATCGTATTCGTACGAAGCGCCGTTTCAAAGAACGATGCGGGCTTTTCATTAAAAGTCGCACAGTTGCTTCGCTTGTCGTTCATCTTCATAGGCTTCGCGGCCTTGATATTGGTAGTGTTTTCCGATCTGATCGTCTCGCTGTTGTTCGGTCCACAGTTCGCCGGAAGTGCACCCGTTCTTCGCCTGTTGGCGCCCGGCGTGCTCTTGCTGACCATTTTCAAAGTAATGAACATGGATTTGGCCGGAAAAGGTCGTCCGAGTACGTCGCTTTGGGCGATGGTGCCGGGGTTGGTCATCAACGTCCTGTGTAACCTCTACCTGATTCCGCGGTATGGTGCCGTCGGGGCGGCGATCTCATCGACGATCAGTTACTCGATCCTGGCATTGCTGTTCCTGCATTTCTATAGCAAAACGGTCAATGTCCCTGTAAAGACCATCCTTACCTACAAAAAAAGCGACTTTGCCATTTTTGGCCAGTTGCTCAATAAAAGAAAGAAATGA